The genomic region CGCTCTTCCTTGCCCGCCCAACAGCACACTCGGTCAGCGGCCACCGTGTCCCCGATGGTCTCTCCACCGATCGCGGCACTGGCCGAGGCCGAGCTTCACCGGGCCGCCCAAGCCGCCCCGCCCCCGGCCCCGCCGTGCTTCAGGGCTCCGGCTACGCCGTGTGTCCGCAGGCCCTGACCGCTTCTGCGGAGGCCCGTGTCCACCTGACAAGCCCTCGGCGCCGGGTTCGACATCTCGCGAGCGACCGCCTCCGGGCTGTTCGGGCGGCGTCGGCGGCGGCGCCCGGCGTGCGGTCCGCCACGGTCACCTCATGTCCTGCCCGGGTGAGGGCGGTGGCCAGGTTGCCGCCGACGCGGCCGTTTCCGATGACTGCGATCGTGGTCATGATGATGTGGTCCTTCCGGGGGTGCGGGTGCGGGTTGTGGTGCGCGGTCAGCGTGAAAGAGTGGCGACGGCCCCGGCGTGGACGCCGGGCGCGGCGGCCAGGAAGCTTTCGCTCTGCGGGGTCCAGGGGCGGCCCTCGGCGTCGGAGATCTGTCCGCCGGCCTCGGTGACGAGCAGCGCTCCGGGGAGCAGGTCCGCGCGGGCGCCGGCGAACTGCCAGAAGGCGTCGATCCGGCCGGCGGCCACGTTCAGCAGGTGCAGGGTCGCGGGCACGGCGACGCGGACGACGAGCGCGTCGAAGAGCATCGCGGTGATCGAGGAGCCGACGCGTCGCACGACCTTCTCGTCCTCGTCGGGCCGGGCCTGGCTGGTGGCCACGATGCTCAGGCCGAGGTCCGCGGTCCGGGAGACGTTCAGCGGCCGGCCGTCGAGGTGGGCGCCAGCGCCGGTGAGCGCGGTGTAGGTCTCGCCGGTCAACGGCAGGTGGACCGCGGTGAGCACCGGCTGGTTGTCGCGCACGAGGGTGGCGGTCACCGCCCACTCGGGCAGGGCGTGCAGGTGGTTGACGTTGCCTTCGGCCGGATCCACGACCCACCATTCGCCGGGCGGTAGCGCCCCGCCGTCCAGCTCGTCCTCCACCCAGCCGGCGTCCGGGCGCAGGCGTGTGAGGCGGGGGCGCAGGATGTCGAGGGCCGCGTCGTCGTTGGCGGCGAGCGCGCGCATCAGCCCTTCGCGGGTCCGGTAGGGGATCACCTCGCCGTACCGCTCGCGCAGTGCCGAACCGGCCTCACGCACGGCGGCCGCGGTCCGGTCGAGCAGGTCGGCGTCGGAGACGATGGCGTCAGTGGTCTGAAGCGTTTCGGACATGGTGGAACTCCCGTCTGGGCAAGGGGCGTTGAAGAGGATTTCGGGCCAGGACGCGCGTTCCGTCCTGCGCCGTGGTGACGACGCTATCCA from Kitasatospora azatica KCTC 9699 harbors:
- a CDS encoding NAD(P)-binding domain-containing protein → MTTIAVIGNGRVGGNLATALTRAGHEVTVADRTPGAAADAARTARRRSLARCRTRRRGLVRWTRASAEAVRACGHTA
- a CDS encoding 3'(2'),5'-bisphosphate nucleotidase CysQ — its product is MSETLQTTDAIVSDADLLDRTAAAVREAGSALRERYGEVIPYRTREGLMRALAANDDAALDILRPRLTRLRPDAGWVEDELDGGALPPGEWWVVDPAEGNVNHLHALPEWAVTATLVRDNQPVLTAVHLPLTGETYTALTGAGAHLDGRPLNVSRTADLGLSIVATSQARPDEDEKVVRRVGSSITAMLFDALVVRVAVPATLHLLNVAAGRIDAFWQFAGARADLLPGALLVTEAGGQISDAEGRPWTPQSESFLAAAPGVHAGAVATLSR